From the genome of Streptomyces sp. NBC_01260, one region includes:
- a CDS encoding DUF4238 domain-containing protein — translation MYLKHFAQHMGRRKYELKVRRLDKINEPFRVTPTGIAAETGYYWGISAEGVPHHAAEKLFTSLETRADPVLKVLLHDQEWALTPDWPLGPDQRHVLAWWMAAQILRTTRQRKRLIHQRAEAPDITGLPQEVRTLAQNNPHLLYIVENIATLALALEARPWALGFSDMCLLTSDTPIAVWNRPDDEDQLRAAALSDVMLPLDPHRFLFLPGPATRAADPRKWVDHLMHAKGAIGFALVEVAYDVADQFVIHHPQHDPWKHWKPNSPGQPKPWDGQTHSAPQYVLEYPVFPPGQNIEHRWTVEHPPPRSPAVAHP, via the coding sequence ATGTACCTGAAGCACTTCGCCCAGCACATGGGACGCCGTAAGTACGAGCTGAAGGTGCGACGCCTCGACAAGATCAACGAACCGTTTCGGGTGACGCCTACTGGCATCGCTGCTGAGACCGGTTACTACTGGGGAATCAGTGCTGAGGGAGTCCCTCACCATGCTGCTGAGAAGCTGTTCACCTCCCTTGAGACACGTGCCGACCCAGTACTGAAGGTGCTGTTGCACGACCAGGAATGGGCGCTTACGCCGGACTGGCCGTTGGGCCCGGACCAGCGCCATGTCCTCGCCTGGTGGATGGCTGCCCAGATCCTGCGCACTACCCGCCAGAGGAAACGGCTTATCCATCAGCGGGCCGAAGCACCGGACATCACCGGCCTTCCGCAGGAAGTGCGCACGCTCGCGCAGAACAACCCCCACCTGCTCTACATCGTCGAGAACATCGCCACCTTGGCACTCGCCCTGGAAGCACGTCCGTGGGCGCTCGGCTTCAGCGACATGTGCCTGCTGACCAGCGATACCCCGATTGCCGTATGGAACCGCCCCGACGACGAAGACCAGCTGCGCGCCGCCGCACTGAGCGACGTCATGCTCCCGCTGGACCCTCACCGCTTCCTTTTCCTGCCCGGTCCCGCTACCCGAGCCGCCGACCCGCGCAAGTGGGTGGACCATCTGATGCACGCCAAGGGTGCCATCGGCTTCGCACTTGTGGAGGTGGCCTATGACGTGGCCGACCAGTTCGTGATCCACCACCCGCAGCACGACCCCTGGAAGCATTGGAAGCCGAACAGCCCGGGCCAGCCCAAACCATGGGACGGGCAGACGCACTCTGCTCCTCAGTACGTCTTGGAGTATCCCGTTTTTCCGCCCGGCCAGAACATCGAACATCGCTGGACTGTTGAGCACCCACCGCCTCGCTCCCCAGCCGTGGCACACCCTTGA
- a CDS encoding IS5 family transposase, with protein sequence MPALPPWLTEPLWDQFVALLSERPEFHPGHPLGCHRRRISDRIIFDKLLQLLRFGCSYEAIADTTCSATTIRSRRDEWIRLGVFAQLKQIALDSYDRIVGLVLDQIAVDGSITKAPGGGEVAGRSPVDRGKQGLKRSGMTDGYGIPLGRVLAGANRHDSPLLAPTLDRLDDLGPLPDDITVHLDAGYDSDKTRTLLSERGLHGRIAHKGEKAPIQASRRWHVERTHAWQNAFHRLARCYERRTTVIDAFFDLADTIITVRSLIRQAWTTHRWHERTNRRP encoded by the coding sequence GTGCCCGCGCTGCCACCATGGCTCACCGAGCCGCTCTGGGACCAATTCGTGGCACTGCTTTCCGAGCGTCCCGAGTTCCACCCGGGCCATCCACTCGGCTGCCACCGCCGACGCATCAGCGACCGCATCATCTTCGACAAGCTCCTGCAACTGCTGCGCTTCGGCTGTTCCTACGAGGCGATCGCCGACACGACCTGCTCGGCCACCACGATCCGCAGCCGTCGCGACGAGTGGATACGACTCGGCGTCTTCGCCCAGCTCAAGCAGATCGCGCTGGACTCCTACGACCGGATCGTCGGCCTCGTCCTCGACCAGATCGCCGTGGACGGCTCCATCACCAAGGCTCCCGGAGGCGGCGAGGTGGCCGGTCGCTCACCGGTCGACCGCGGCAAACAGGGCCTGAAACGCTCGGGCATGACGGACGGGTACGGCATTCCACTGGGTCGTGTCCTGGCCGGTGCCAACCGCCACGACTCCCCGCTGCTCGCCCCGACCCTGGACCGCCTGGACGACCTGGGGCCGTTACCCGACGACATCACCGTGCATCTGGACGCCGGCTACGACTCGGACAAGACCCGCACTCTGCTCAGCGAACGCGGCCTGCACGGCCGCATCGCACACAAGGGTGAGAAAGCGCCCATCCAGGCCAGTCGGCGTTGGCATGTCGAACGCACTCACGCCTGGCAGAACGCCTTCCACCGCCTCGCCCGCTGCTACGAGCGGCGCACCACCGTCATCGACGCATTCTTCGACCTCGCCGACACGATCATCACCGTGCGTAGTCTGATCCGACAGGCATGGACGACCCACCGCTGGCACGAACGCACGAACCGCCGACCATGA
- a CDS encoding ISAs1 family transposase yields the protein MGRPCADAGLLAALDVRRHLLHWRHAPSRSAIGRVLERLDADALDAAVGAWLAHRHTAAAPDRRRVIAVDGKALRGSARLDQPRRHLLSAVTHGRPVTLAQTEVGSKTNETRHFQPLLAPLDLEEDVVTFDALHSVRANVAWLVETKKAHYVAVIKPNQPTAWAQLDGLDWHAVAIQHTASNKGHGRRESRSVKTLAIADNLGGIAFPHAKLALRVHRRRKATGRKETRETVYAVTSLDAHQAKPAELASHLGGHWTVEAQHHIRDRTFAEDASTVHAGNAPHVMATLRNLAIGALKALGATNIAKRSRG from the coding sequence GTGGGGCGCCCTTGTGCCGACGCCGGGCTGCTCGCCGCGCTCGACGTGCGCCGTCACCTGCTGCACTGGCGGCATGCACCGTCCAGGTCCGCGATCGGGAGGGTCCTCGAGCGTCTCGACGCCGACGCACTCGATGCGGCCGTCGGAGCCTGGCTGGCTCACCGCCATACCGCCGCAGCCCCGGACAGACGACGGGTGATCGCCGTGGACGGCAAGGCACTGCGCGGCTCCGCCCGCCTGGATCAGCCCCGCCGGCACCTTCTGTCCGCCGTCACCCACGGCCGCCCGGTCACCCTCGCCCAGACCGAGGTTGGGTCCAAGACCAACGAGACACGGCACTTCCAGCCCCTGCTTGCACCGCTCGACCTGGAAGAAGACGTGGTCACCTTCGACGCGCTGCACTCGGTGAGGGCCAATGTCGCCTGGCTGGTGGAGACCAAGAAGGCGCACTACGTGGCCGTGATCAAGCCCAACCAGCCCACCGCCTGGGCCCAGCTGGACGGTCTGGACTGGCACGCGGTGGCCATCCAGCACACCGCCTCGAACAAGGGACACGGCCGTCGCGAGTCTCGCTCGGTCAAGACTCTCGCCATCGCCGACAACCTCGGCGGCATCGCCTTCCCCCACGCGAAGCTCGCCCTCCGCGTCCACCGCCGCCGCAAAGCAACCGGCAGGAAGGAGACCCGCGAGACCGTCTACGCGGTCACCAGCCTCGACGCCCACCAGGCGAAACCGGCCGAACTCGCCTCCCACCTGGGCGGACACTGGACCGTGGAAGCCCAGCACCACATCCGCGACCGTACCTTCGCCGAAGACGCCTCCACCGTCCACGCCGGCAACGCACCCCACGTCATGGCCACCCTCCGCAACCTCGCGATCGGAGCCCTCAAAGCCCTCGGCGCGACCAACATCGCTAAGAGGTCGCGCGGATAG
- a CDS encoding outer membrane protein assembly factor BamB family protein, which translates to MWLREARSGRLKWRSSAGNAGEPDKWGEPYYPQVIAAGGQVLVGGGDGDTTGEVVALCAANGKRMWRRKLPGNQVVEIAKSGAFVVAATQDHVFGLSAKTGRILWRVKVFQAGQIIAHGNILIFTHKGVEPFGAMALDRETGKLIWAEEIPDASDLGIKVAGSLVHLVGIRNVERRQDDGTTVFVTAPGELRTLSVENDRVEWTRALMSSDASFLSGGGLLHLVTDEKLITLHSDTGRTVWSIPLPEPVTPLQMVLHDDLLIVHFSVRVNGEYSLLALDPETGKEQWRVGGELSSEMLPGPSGVILVNTQGPKVRAVDTAGGEDIWSSPLKGAVQIVTNDLIYCHNGEEITVYDVSTGDLFFG; encoded by the coding sequence GTGTGGTTGAGGGAAGCGCGCAGCGGCCGCCTCAAATGGCGCAGCTCTGCAGGGAATGCAGGTGAGCCGGATAAATGGGGCGAGCCGTACTATCCGCAAGTGATTGCAGCCGGGGGGCAGGTCCTGGTTGGGGGTGGCGACGGGGACACGACCGGCGAGGTCGTAGCGCTATGCGCAGCCAACGGAAAGCGCATGTGGCGGCGAAAGTTACCTGGAAACCAGGTAGTGGAGATTGCTAAATCTGGCGCCTTTGTCGTAGCCGCCACGCAGGACCACGTATTTGGATTGTCTGCGAAAACGGGCAGGATCCTCTGGCGAGTCAAGGTATTTCAAGCGGGTCAAATTATCGCGCACGGAAACATTCTTATTTTCACCCATAAAGGTGTGGAGCCGTTCGGGGCTATGGCGCTGGATCGTGAGACAGGGAAATTAATTTGGGCTGAAGAAATCCCAGACGCTAGCGACTTGGGAATCAAAGTGGCCGGCAGTTTGGTTCATTTGGTTGGGATTCGCAATGTCGAAAGGCGCCAGGATGACGGAACTACTGTGTTCGTTACCGCGCCGGGGGAATTGCGTACGCTTTCCGTTGAAAATGATCGAGTTGAATGGACTCGAGCATTAATGTCTTCGGATGCCTCATTTCTCTCGGGGGGAGGACTCCTTCACCTAGTGACGGATGAGAAATTAATTACCCTGCATAGCGACACGGGTAGGACAGTCTGGTCCATTCCGCTGCCGGAGCCGGTAACGCCGCTGCAAATGGTGCTTCACGATGACCTTCTCATTGTCCATTTTTCCGTTCGCGTCAACGGAGAATATTCTCTTCTTGCGCTTGATCCTGAAACGGGTAAGGAGCAGTGGCGAGTAGGGGGTGAACTGTCATCTGAAATGCTTCCAGGGCCTTCAGGGGTGATTTTGGTCAACACTCAAGGGCCAAAGGTTCGCGCCGTCGACACGGCAGGAGGCGAGGATATTTGGTCATCCCCCTTGAAAGGTGCGGTTCAGATCGTCACCAACGATCTGATTTATTGCCACAACGGAGAGGAGATCACAGTCTACGACGTTTCCACAGGTGACCTATTCTTTGGCTAA
- a CDS encoding restriction endonuclease-related protein, with translation MGSMRWGRTGVSVVAGTAAAVQELDVGQRAALDACVVAALALSSSEGEAQGRMRLLMECHGRYVRSFGVLEQAPSYEVFTRWLCGSRVADLLPGRPQGSVLGKLWLLDDDGMPSSALHRLAVEASEHGHQAPGIGADIRHLHSLLRAVGMLPVSTGLSRISGETVQHAVFRALGAAGFEAYTRGREAMVRTPVLTRRVLSRNTALVELGAYTGISPTRQFGGLWAACPMCSWTMRAVYRPNGVVDVECEDERHSLLGARYRAEPTAMEGWRLAPCGELRTVPELLPVEGYVALPYALWLWVTLPGLLEVELRDRLVALGAEVRLWPFGDAYDLHVTRPGWSRVWRVDVKTWADPYGLAQKLREDPEGPGELCFVVPEHLRGYLPLLRRVVRSSGARVLTDADLVAEVEGA, from the coding sequence ATGGGCTCGATGCGGTGGGGGAGGACCGGGGTGTCGGTGGTGGCCGGGACGGCAGCGGCCGTTCAAGAACTCGACGTGGGCCAGCGCGCAGCGCTCGACGCCTGCGTGGTCGCGGCGTTGGCCTTGAGTAGCAGCGAAGGCGAGGCACAGGGGCGGATGCGGCTGCTGATGGAGTGCCATGGTCGCTACGTGCGCTCGTTCGGGGTCCTTGAGCAGGCACCGTCGTACGAGGTGTTCACCCGTTGGCTCTGCGGAAGCCGGGTGGCCGACCTTTTGCCGGGACGGCCCCAGGGATCAGTGCTCGGCAAGCTGTGGCTGCTCGATGACGACGGCATGCCCAGCTCGGCGCTGCACCGGCTCGCGGTGGAGGCCTCTGAGCACGGCCACCAGGCCCCGGGGATCGGTGCCGACATCCGCCATCTGCACAGCCTGCTGCGGGCGGTGGGAATGCTGCCGGTGAGTACCGGGCTGTCACGGATCTCCGGCGAGACCGTCCAGCACGCCGTCTTTCGCGCGCTGGGGGCCGCCGGCTTCGAGGCGTACACCCGGGGCCGGGAGGCGATGGTCCGCACGCCCGTCCTGACACGGCGTGTTTTGTCCCGGAACACCGCGTTGGTCGAGCTGGGCGCGTACACCGGTATCTCCCCGACGCGGCAGTTCGGCGGCCTGTGGGCAGCGTGTCCGATGTGCAGTTGGACGATGCGGGCCGTCTACCGCCCCAACGGCGTGGTGGATGTCGAGTGTGAGGACGAGCGCCACAGCCTGCTGGGCGCCCGGTACCGGGCCGAGCCGACTGCGATGGAGGGCTGGCGCCTGGCCCCGTGCGGCGAACTGCGCACCGTGCCGGAGCTGCTGCCCGTGGAGGGCTATGTGGCGTTGCCCTACGCCCTGTGGCTGTGGGTGACGCTCCCGGGCCTGCTGGAGGTCGAGCTGCGCGACCGGCTGGTCGCTTTGGGCGCGGAGGTGCGGCTGTGGCCGTTCGGCGACGCGTATGACCTGCATGTCACTCGTCCCGGCTGGTCCAGGGTGTGGCGCGTCGACGTCAAGACCTGGGCCGATCCGTACGGGCTGGCCCAGAAGTTGCGCGAGGATCCCGAGGGGCCCGGCGAGCTGTGCTTCGTGGTGCCTGAGCACCTGCGGGGGTATCTGCCGCTGCTGCGCCGGGTGGTGCGGAGCAGCGGGGCCCGGGTGCTGACCGATGCCGACTTGGTGGCGGAGGTGGAGGGGGCGTGA
- a CDS encoding RNaseH domain-containing protein, producing MSRPLDSVARKQARLLQFRTAPADLGEVIAYRPEAPVLDLAMELSREYKRNVGTGLDVQPPYRALECVLRAAAGTWARWQWNDGCYELLCAAPISAEDRHDVFRYWAEAVVLGPDGQRIGEQLAELLARAEPRSAVLPAPPSAGKRSRAWWPGELARWRLAEELAALEWPRNNGTPVRFTLCTDGRLAAIGHELPAQPDRKGVVRHLLPRITIGTAASGHSRRHAVTVNATTTLLATSWKRVATVLLANPDQPLVVSAAADGPPWKRRLNVPAVAASRRLAALPRLSANVPPFPEHLADDALADTAPGPVWAVAPASARTPGLGRGHGMEFFRHIEEAIDSRCEKYSHRSPVFIEVPGIKVPPTESGSRVSGPIPFERIPAALDAAGVGTLLVPVLWSTDEVRARVKGAIADQWGPGEDWKAVDGVAEPVAGGRIEVVFLHDKTDALGHGPRTSAERERDLAQLLAPYTREDMLVAAICETDWDPERWYPSVEAREKAEAEDGKWPSKQALARLATTSQYIKQAPPPVPTHTREGKPYNEKYRAKKVASRQSGLDSSTANVLREILSGVGATDHRLGAAFGKLPLENWWHIGIHVRRHAQRRTPGKRRTTEPAPITATLTAMRPTGGKDDPWQVWAYSPQAGQWQPHSPATTALHATDLAWDVSGYRAAADETLQARAAADIVEQALIAIRTQLPATAPAVLYVDGDAAEYIWAGLTDEALGQDPPPGMPRPASWLPGHSLPRAQRPLATVRVIGDLERIGRPTGAHMRTSDGTWRATDTTNSLFQLATDTGAVTFPDLLLVNVPRTWAAGPAGRFGKDETRFDSGIQSKNGYAHTATRFTVIAQSPDADCDLIGAVAAVLTNQGITSDVRQSAPTPLHLARRMDSTHPYYRRTAESTEDAPDATEDGNTAQEETTSL from the coding sequence ATGAGTCGCCCGCTCGACAGCGTCGCTCGCAAGCAGGCGCGCCTGCTGCAGTTCCGCACCGCTCCCGCCGACCTGGGCGAGGTCATCGCCTACCGGCCCGAGGCTCCCGTGCTGGATCTGGCCATGGAGCTGTCGCGCGAGTACAAGCGCAACGTCGGCACCGGTCTGGACGTGCAGCCCCCCTACCGGGCACTGGAGTGTGTCCTGCGCGCGGCGGCGGGCACCTGGGCGCGCTGGCAGTGGAACGACGGCTGCTACGAACTCCTGTGCGCGGCGCCGATCAGCGCCGAGGACCGGCACGACGTGTTCCGCTACTGGGCCGAAGCCGTGGTCCTCGGGCCCGACGGCCAGCGCATCGGCGAACAACTGGCCGAACTCCTCGCCCGGGCCGAGCCCCGCTCCGCCGTCCTGCCCGCGCCGCCGAGCGCCGGCAAACGCTCGCGCGCATGGTGGCCGGGCGAACTCGCCCGCTGGCGCCTGGCCGAGGAACTCGCCGCCCTCGAGTGGCCCCGCAACAACGGCACCCCCGTCCGTTTCACCCTGTGCACCGACGGCCGGCTGGCCGCGATCGGCCACGAACTGCCCGCCCAACCCGACCGCAAGGGCGTCGTGCGGCACCTGCTGCCCCGTATCACCATCGGCACCGCCGCCAGCGGTCACTCCCGGCGCCACGCGGTGACCGTGAACGCCACCACCACCCTCCTCGCCACCTCCTGGAAGAGGGTCGCCACCGTCCTGCTGGCCAACCCTGACCAGCCGCTCGTCGTCTCCGCAGCCGCCGACGGCCCGCCGTGGAAACGCCGCCTGAACGTCCCCGCGGTAGCCGCCAGTCGCCGCCTGGCCGCCCTGCCCCGCCTGAGCGCGAACGTGCCTCCCTTCCCCGAGCACCTCGCCGACGACGCCCTGGCCGACACCGCCCCGGGGCCGGTCTGGGCCGTCGCCCCAGCCAGCGCCCGCACCCCCGGCCTGGGCCGCGGACACGGCATGGAGTTCTTCCGCCACATCGAAGAAGCCATCGACAGCCGGTGCGAGAAGTACAGCCACCGCAGCCCCGTGTTCATCGAGGTCCCCGGCATCAAGGTGCCTCCCACCGAGAGCGGCTCACGCGTCAGCGGACCGATCCCCTTCGAACGGATCCCCGCCGCCCTGGACGCCGCCGGCGTGGGCACCCTCCTCGTCCCCGTCCTGTGGAGCACCGACGAGGTCCGCGCCCGGGTGAAGGGCGCGATCGCCGACCAGTGGGGCCCCGGCGAGGACTGGAAGGCCGTCGACGGTGTCGCCGAACCCGTCGCCGGCGGGCGTATCGAGGTCGTCTTCCTCCACGACAAGACCGATGCCCTCGGCCACGGACCGCGCACCAGCGCGGAGCGCGAGCGGGACCTGGCGCAACTGCTCGCCCCCTACACCCGCGAGGACATGCTCGTCGCGGCGATCTGCGAGACCGACTGGGACCCCGAGCGCTGGTACCCGAGCGTCGAAGCCCGCGAGAAGGCCGAGGCCGAGGACGGCAAGTGGCCCTCCAAGCAGGCTCTCGCGCGCCTCGCAACGACCTCCCAGTACATCAAGCAGGCCCCGCCGCCGGTCCCCACCCACACCCGGGAGGGCAAGCCCTACAACGAGAAGTACCGCGCGAAGAAGGTCGCCTCCCGCCAGAGCGGCCTCGACAGCTCGACCGCGAACGTGCTGCGCGAGATCCTCAGCGGCGTCGGCGCCACCGACCACCGCCTCGGTGCCGCGTTCGGCAAACTGCCGCTCGAGAACTGGTGGCACATCGGCATCCACGTCCGCCGCCACGCCCAGCGCCGCACACCCGGCAAGCGCCGTACCACCGAACCAGCACCGATCACCGCAACCCTCACCGCGATGCGCCCCACCGGCGGGAAGGACGACCCCTGGCAGGTCTGGGCCTACAGCCCCCAGGCCGGGCAGTGGCAGCCCCACAGCCCGGCCACAACAGCGCTGCACGCCACCGACCTCGCATGGGACGTCAGCGGATACCGCGCCGCCGCGGACGAGACACTCCAGGCCCGTGCCGCCGCGGACATCGTCGAGCAGGCCCTCATCGCCATCCGCACCCAACTCCCCGCAACAGCCCCCGCCGTCCTCTACGTCGACGGCGACGCCGCCGAGTACATCTGGGCGGGCCTAACCGACGAAGCCCTGGGCCAGGACCCGCCCCCCGGCATGCCCCGGCCGGCATCCTGGCTGCCCGGCCACAGCCTCCCCCGCGCCCAGCGCCCCCTGGCCACCGTCCGCGTCATCGGCGACCTGGAACGCATCGGCCGCCCCACCGGGGCCCACATGCGCACCAGCGACGGCACCTGGCGCGCCACCGACACCACCAACAGCCTCTTCCAACTCGCCACCGACACCGGTGCCGTCACCTTTCCCGATCTCCTGCTCGTCAATGTCCCCCGCACCTGGGCCGCCGGCCCCGCCGGCCGCTTCGGCAAGGACGAGACACGCTTCGACAGCGGCATCCAGAGCAAGAACGGCTACGCCCACACCGCCACCCGGTTCACCGTCATCGCCCAGAGCCCCGACGCCGACTGCGACCTCATCGGAGCTGTCGCCGCCGTCCTGACCAACCAGGGCATCACCTCCGACGTCCGCCAAAGCGCCCCCACCCCCCTCCACCTCGCCCGCAGGATGGACTCCACCCACCCCTACTACCGCCGCACCGCGGAAAGCACCGAAGACGCCCCCGATGCCACCGAAGACGGGAACACCGCGCAGGAGGAGACCACCAGCCTGTAG
- a CDS encoding RNA-guided endonuclease InsQ/TnpB family protein, giving the protein MALIRAITAADYSVVAALLAANGLGDGWGYEPEGLSVVVAELHEAVVGVAEFQLHCDFGHDASFNVRIAAPVPALPTRKQRDGGTVGVDLGVAVIAAASEPVITAQGKTQLFENPRHLDNAVRQLTKWQRRMSRRHVRGLPAHRQSAGWREARDQVARLMGLVAQRRASTQHLLTKQLVTQFAHIAVEDLRVKNMTRSARGTQDAPGRNVAAKAGLNRAILDVGFGEIRRQIEYKAKRHGVRVTAVNPAYTSQTCHQCGHVDRKSRRTRSVFECTQCGHATHADIGAAHNIKHRALDTTDQR; this is encoded by the coding sequence ATGGCGCTCATCCGTGCCATCACCGCGGCCGACTACTCAGTGGTGGCGGCGCTGCTGGCCGCGAACGGTCTGGGAGACGGCTGGGGCTACGAGCCCGAGGGGCTGAGCGTCGTTGTCGCCGAGCTCCACGAAGCCGTCGTCGGGGTGGCCGAGTTCCAGCTCCACTGCGACTTCGGACACGACGCGTCGTTCAATGTCCGGATCGCTGCCCCGGTGCCGGCCCTGCCCACGCGCAAGCAGCGGGACGGCGGGACCGTCGGGGTCGACCTGGGCGTGGCTGTCATCGCGGCGGCCTCCGAGCCGGTGATCACCGCGCAGGGTAAAACGCAGTTGTTCGAGAACCCCCGGCACCTGGACAACGCGGTGCGCCAGCTGACGAAGTGGCAGCGGCGGATGTCCCGCCGCCACGTGCGAGGGCTTCCCGCACACAGGCAGAGCGCGGGCTGGCGGGAGGCCCGGGACCAGGTCGCACGGCTCATGGGGCTGGTCGCGCAGCGGCGCGCCTCGACACAGCATCTGCTGACGAAGCAGCTCGTGACCCAGTTCGCGCACATCGCGGTCGAGGACCTGCGGGTGAAGAACATGACCCGCTCCGCGCGCGGCACCCAGGACGCACCCGGGCGGAACGTGGCGGCGAAGGCCGGGCTGAACCGGGCCATCCTCGATGTCGGCTTCGGCGAGATCCGCCGGCAGATCGAGTACAAGGCCAAGCGCCACGGCGTCAGGGTCACCGCGGTCAACCCCGCCTACACCTCACAGACCTGCCACCAGTGCGGGCACGTCGACCGCAAAAGCCGGCGCACCCGCTCCGTCTTCGAATGCACACAGTGCGGACACGCCACCCACGCCGACATCGGCGCCGCCCACAACATCAAACACCGCGCACTCGACACCACCGACCAGCGGTAA